One Shewanella sp. MR-4 DNA window includes the following coding sequences:
- a CDS encoding YebC/PmpR family DNA-binding transcriptional regulator yields the protein MGRAYQNRKESMAKTAGQKTRLYSRYGKEIYVVAKQGGVEPDGNLSLRRLIERAKKDQVPAHVIERAIDKAKGGGGEDYDTARYEGFGPGNCMVIVDCLTDNVKRTFTEVRQAFVKNDAKLGTPGTVGHMFDQSAVFVFPGEDEDAILEILMMADADVNDVEVENGMISVIAPHTEFFKVKTALTDAMPDINFEVENITFVPQNMTPVSGEDIATFDKFIAALEDCDDVQNVYHNADIQE from the coding sequence ATGGGCAGAGCATATCAAAACCGTAAAGAATCCATGGCGAAAACAGCTGGCCAGAAAACCCGCCTCTACTCGCGCTACGGTAAAGAAATTTACGTAGTCGCCAAGCAAGGTGGTGTTGAGCCAGACGGCAACTTATCACTTCGCCGTTTAATCGAACGCGCTAAGAAAGACCAAGTGCCGGCACACGTTATCGAACGTGCTATTGATAAAGCCAAGGGTGGCGGCGGTGAAGATTATGATACAGCTCGTTATGAAGGTTTCGGCCCAGGTAACTGTATGGTTATCGTGGACTGCTTAACCGACAACGTAAAACGTACCTTCACCGAAGTACGTCAAGCCTTCGTGAAGAACGATGCCAAACTCGGCACCCCAGGCACTGTGGGCCACATGTTTGATCAATCTGCTGTGTTCGTATTCCCGGGTGAAGACGAAGATGCCATCCTCGAGATCCTGATGATGGCCGATGCCGATGTAAACGACGTCGAAGTGGAAAACGGCATGATCAGCGTTATCGCGCCGCACACTGAGTTCTTCAAAGTGAAAACCGCACTGACCGATGCGATGCCAGACATCAACTTCGAAGTGGAAAACATCACCTTCGTACCACAGAACATGACGCCTGTGTCTGGCGAAGATATCGCGACATTCGATAAGTTTATTGCCGCATTAGAAGATTGTGACGACGTGCAAAACGTGTATCACAATGCAGACATTCAAGAATAA
- a CDS encoding methyl-accepting chemotaxis protein, whose translation MELQHKVAIALSFVLVVLSSLLLNAIALSGLTQALVLGVIVCAWVLWIVQRFFSHNAPEPEQVVKSFKSINSPEHEISVQTSKIAIGSAEVSHFIDLLNKSIESNGEHASAIAVAASELSHTTALLGDNATHILGQTQEAERLSVQGRIQAQKGVSAIESLSSDINTAAQQVQALKSKAEQIQKITEVINSVAEQTNLLALNAAIEAARAGEQGRGFAVVADEVRSLAGKTAGATKDIGKMLLEIRAETDKTSGLMEQVVSQTADVVSAMGTLDGHFTDISTSVTHSAQSLSDMEDSLKQYNHTTNEISSSVTQIRDSLTVTGKQSHKLSEQAFTLSLTTEGIFRALANWDTHTFDQQVLLLANEAAKACGEKLSQGLANRSFTETELFNPQYQPIANTQPQKYSTAFDRYTDQHFPAIQEPILAKHSEIVYAGAVDRKGYFPTHNKRFSQALTGKVEIDMVHNRTKRLFNDPTGIRCGAHTEPVLLQTYKRDTGEVMHDLSVPIYVNGKHWGGFRIGFKAKS comes from the coding sequence ATGGAATTACAACATAAAGTCGCCATTGCGCTCAGCTTCGTTTTAGTCGTACTCAGTAGCCTGTTACTCAACGCAATAGCACTGTCCGGTTTAACCCAGGCATTGGTGTTGGGGGTCATTGTCTGTGCTTGGGTGTTGTGGATTGTGCAGCGCTTTTTTAGCCATAACGCGCCAGAGCCTGAGCAAGTGGTGAAATCATTTAAATCTATCAACTCGCCAGAGCATGAGATAAGCGTGCAAACCAGTAAGATTGCGATTGGCTCGGCCGAGGTGTCGCATTTTATTGATCTATTGAATAAATCCATCGAGTCCAATGGCGAACATGCCAGTGCCATCGCGGTGGCTGCGTCAGAATTAAGCCATACCACGGCGCTGTTAGGCGACAATGCCACGCATATTTTAGGGCAAACTCAAGAGGCGGAGCGTTTAAGTGTGCAGGGGCGTATCCAAGCACAAAAGGGTGTATCGGCGATTGAATCCCTCAGTAGCGACATCAATACCGCCGCACAGCAGGTGCAAGCGTTAAAGTCTAAAGCCGAGCAAATTCAAAAAATTACCGAAGTGATTAACTCTGTTGCCGAGCAAACGAACTTACTGGCTCTCAATGCTGCCATTGAGGCGGCGCGGGCGGGCGAGCAGGGGCGTGGTTTTGCCGTGGTTGCAGATGAGGTTCGCAGCCTTGCGGGAAAAACGGCAGGAGCGACCAAAGATATTGGTAAGATGTTGCTCGAAATCCGCGCCGAAACTGATAAAACCTCGGGGCTGATGGAGCAGGTTGTCTCACAAACCGCCGATGTGGTTTCTGCGATGGGGACGCTCGATGGCCACTTTACCGACATTTCGACTTCAGTGACCCACTCGGCGCAATCCCTTAGCGATATGGAAGACTCTCTCAAGCAATATAACCACACGACCAATGAGATAAGCAGCTCGGTGACCCAGATCCGTGACTCACTCACAGTGACAGGTAAACAAAGCCACAAACTCTCGGAGCAGGCGTTTACTCTGTCATTAACCACTGAGGGTATTTTCAGAGCCCTAGCGAATTGGGATACCCATACCTTTGACCAACAAGTGTTATTACTCGCCAATGAAGCGGCTAAAGCCTGTGGCGAAAAACTCTCCCAGGGATTAGCGAATCGTAGTTTTACCGAGACTGAATTGTTTAATCCACAATATCAACCAATTGCGAATACTCAGCCACAAAAGTATAGCACGGCCTTTGACCGCTATACCGATCAACATTTTCCAGCCATACAAGAGCCGATCCTCGCCAAGCACAGTGAGATAGTGTATGCCGGCGCCGTGGATAGAAAAGGTTATTTCCCGACCCACAATAAACGCTTTAGCCAAGCCTTAACTGGTAAGGTAGAAATTGATATGGTGCATAATCGCACTAAGCGTTTGTTTAACGACCCGACTGGAATACGCTGCGGCGCCCATACTGAGCCTGTGCTGCTGCAAACCTATA